CTACCGGACAGGTTATAAATATCGGTGCAGGTAAAGATATTTCTATCGGCGAACTTGCTCAAATAATATTATCAATTATGAATAAAAATATCAAAATTATATCTTCGGATGAGAGAAAACGCCCGCAAAAAAGCGAAGTTATGCAACTGCTGTGCGGTAATAGTAAAGCGGAAAAACTTATCGGTTGGAAACCTGAAATATCATTGCGGAATGGGTTGATTAAAACCATACAATGGATAAAGAATCACCCGGAATGTTACGATCCTGATAAATATCAGATATGAGGATAATTATATGAAAGCAGTCATAATGGCCGGTGGACAGGGAACAAGATTAAGACCTTTTACTTTTTCAATACCAAAACCGTTGCTGCCTATTGCAGAAAAACCGATTTTGGAACTTATTATTAAAAGATTGCATTCCATAAAAGTAAATGAAATAATTCTAGCTATAGGCTATGGTGCAGAGCTTATAAAAGCTTATTTTGGAAACGGCAGCAAATTAAATGTAAAGATAAAATATATTCAGGAAACTAAAGTTCTTGGAACAGCGGGACCGTTAAAATTGATAAAAGGACTAAACGAACCTTTTTTGGTAATGAATGGTGACATAATAACTAAATTAAATTTTTTAGATATGTTTAAATACCATAAAAAAAACAACGCTGAAATGACTATTGCTTCTAAAAATTATGTAAGGCAACTGCCTTTTGGAACACTTAGTACGAATGGGAACGTCGTAACCGATATAATTGAAAAACCTACCACCAATTTCTTGATTTCTACGGGAATCTACATATTAGATCCAAAAGTTTTGAATGTTATACCACGGGATACTTTTTTTACTATGCCGGATTTAGCCAAATCTCTTATGAAAGCAAAAAGAAAAGTAATAACATATAATTTTAGCGAATACTGGCTTGCTATAGAACGGATGGAACAACTTGAAGAAGCAACGACTAACGTAAAGGAGTGGATTGATTTATAATAGAACACTTCGTTATCTTACCTGTCTGGATCCGGGGCAAATTAAAAAAAATAAATAGTTGTGCAATTAAAAGATATTATGAAAATATTTATTACCGGTGCAAACGGATCAATAGGCAGGGGACTTGTAAGCGAATTAACTAATAATAATCTAACACATAAACCGGAATTTAACATTGTCGCTCTTTTGGGAGACGGGTTTGGCGATATTGCAAGCGATGGCAAAGATCTTAAGTTTTTAACGGGTGATATTTGCAATATTGACGATAAGATAAAGACGGAACTTATAGATACTGACGTGATAATTCATCTTGCGGCAGTAGTTCATAAACCAAATGCCAAGTATGAAGAATATATTGAAATAAATTGTAACGCCACTAAAAGACTGCTCGATGAATTTATAAACTTATCAAATTCAAAAATTAAGCAATTTATTTTTATTTCAACAGTTTCAGTCTACGGAAATTATAAAAATAGTATTTACTATGAAAAAGATGAATGCAAACCGGATACGCCATATGGTATCAGCAAATTTATGGCAGAAGAATTGATTAAAAATATAAGTAGTGCGAATAAAAAATATTTTAATTATACAATTATCAGGTTGGCCACTGTATATGGCGGAAGTAATGACAGGGGGAATGTGAAAAAAATGATTGATTTTATACAAAAATATCATTT
This genomic interval from Elusimicrobiota bacterium contains the following:
- a CDS encoding sugar phosphate nucleotidyltransferase, whose translation is MKAVIMAGGQGTRLRPFTFSIPKPLLPIAEKPILELIIKRLHSIKVNEIILAIGYGAELIKAYFGNGSKLNVKIKYIQETKVLGTAGPLKLIKGLNEPFLVMNGDIITKLNFLDMFKYHKKNNAEMTIASKNYVRQLPFGTLSTNGNVVTDIIEKPTTNFLISTGIYILDPKVLNVIPRDTFFTMPDLAKSLMKAKRKVITYNFSEYWLAIERMEQLEEATTNVKEWIDL
- a CDS encoding NAD-dependent epimerase/dehydratase family protein; translated protein: MKIFITGANGSIGRGLVSELTNNNLTHKPEFNIVALLGDGFGDIASDGKDLKFLTGDICNIDDKIKTELIDTDVIIHLAAVVHKPNAKYEEYIEINCNATKRLLDEFINLSNSKIKQFIFISTVSVYGNYKNSIYYEKDECKPDTPYGISKFMAEELIKNISSANKKYFNYTIIRLATVYGGSNDRGNVKKMIDFIQKYHFFPIFKKETEKSMIYIKDVVQSIKVCINNNKVYNDTLVLSSPPITIYDMVNVIRDTVKTFVFKVYIPLSFLKRFRVIDKLMMANVYCSNDTIGKLNLKIRDFKAGLTDMFSFKI